In Anguilla rostrata isolate EN2019 unplaced genomic scaffold, ASM1855537v3 scaf0954, whole genome shotgun sequence, the sequence AAAGCAACATCGGTTCAGAAAGGACTGCAAATGTGATGAACTTCCAAAGACACTGCTATTATGTTAGCATGAGCGATAGCACAGTATAATGAGTCGAACAGgtcttgtaactcaaaggtcacaggtttgattcccgtgtaggacacagccgttgtacccttgagcaaggtacctagcctgcattgtttcagtataggtccagctgtataaatggatccatTGTAGTTGcaaagtaaaagttgtgtaagtagcTCTGGATCACAGTGTCTACTAAATGCCGGTAATTTAAGTCACTTGTAGTCTACTTCCTCAAAAATGCTTTCCAAGCCAACAGCCTATCCCTTCATTGCCCTGGCCAATTGATGCTGAACAATTATTTaagatcaaattaaattcagctattctcattttttatttatgatggcctatttatttttcatatgtaatTACTCTTAGTTATCATCAAAAACTTCATCATGCAAGGACAGAAATACCGCAActgataacattttttatgacctgtaatgtaatgtaatgataatgataatacgCTATTACAAGCAATATCAAAATGAGAATGTAGTCAAAATAATATGGTGGAATCAGCATAATATAGCATCAAGAGAGACAAATGCCAGCTTTAGCctacttatttattaatatttatttgtcacaATTCATCACCATGAAGAATGAAGACAAGAAAGTTATGACTGGTAACATTGTTATTACAGTAGTAGTATTAACagtaattatataaaaataatataataaaaacaatcgAGCCCTCAGCTTCTCTGTCCACATTCAGCTCACCATTCCTGTTCGGTTTCTCCTCCTCACACTTGGATTAGATTGTGTTGTTCACCACAGTGGAAGGTGCTATAACTGACCTACTGGGGATGTTGCATTacacatgtttatttttttcatttatttcttatgttaacaaaataaagaaggaacaaaaaagaacacactttaaattccatttaatgtaatactaataaaagcagacacatgaaatgcatgttgagTATGTTGCAGAGTCTCAGCTGTTTAGGCTGTATGTAAGCTTGCGGCGAGTTCACTACATAATATATAAAGTTCAACGTAGGTCCTGAAACCAACATACAGCAATGAAAGCAGACTAACTTAGACAAAGACCACAAGTGCAGCTCTTGTGAAACCTCAGATATATTATACAGATCCTGCACTCTAAAGGCACGACTGATTCATTCCCAAAACTCACTGAGTGTCCCCATAACTGCACCCCCAATCAGGATTCCCCTCCTGCAAGCTGAGAAgcatcacattgaaaaataatcctGAGCTCTCAAACGTTCTTCATTCCACATGAGCACACTGATCCAGCTTCTGTGTGAAGGTTTTATAAGTCAActtccacattctcttcagtgtATTTGACAGCTGCTTCATTAGACGACCCTGCACATCAAcaaacatgtataaacacaacagagggagagaactggGAGTGAGAATGAACAGTGTTGCAGCCTGAAACCTGAAACACAATGTTGTTTTTAGATGTGTTCCCCTGTAAAATGATATCACCTGGATTCCTgcaccatttcacacacagtataatgGAGGCCAGCAGCAGAGGAGCAGCTCCCAGACCGAACACCAGTCTACCtgtggagagacacagagaagagggATATGTGGAGGATATAAACCTGTGCATATACAAGAATATATGGCGTGACAGGGTGGCAATCAGAACCCATGAAGTGGTTTATATCTCTTATACTATGGCTACAACTAAAATAGatggaaaaaatttaaatagatGGCACCAGTGTTTCTCTTTTCATATGTATGCAGATTAGTCTCACTATCAGCCatcaaaaatattagaaaagagaaaagacattaaacaatgaaaaacaaatttcacaacTATTGTCATGGTGCATTTAGCAACTGGTATAGTGGGAAAACAGTCAGCTGTGTCATATATTCTAATCCACATAACTACGATACGTTAATATCTCCAAGCTTAATAAATGCTGCACCCCTGACcacacaaatgtgaaatgtgttgaaaCTGAGatattttctggataaaaaaacGCTCTCTATCCCCACATTTAAACTTAacgatagattttttttaacaacatgGTGTTAAGTTTCCTTTCATTTCAGGATTTCTAAGTCAACAAATTGAAAGTTTTCGTGTAGTGATTTGAAACCATAATGAGGCTAAATTACCCACATTGCCATGCctatatacaaacacaaataaaacgaTTGGTTGACATGGCTGTCAACCAATCGGAATTTAATATTTGTCCAAGCCATAGTATAAATTGTTATACTGTTTGTTGCTCCTATGTATGGTAAGTGAATGGAaagcaatgcaaatattttaaggataaagttttatatataatttgaaagcctacctgagactcacctgcaacagTCAGAGTAATGGAGTcgctgcgctgtgatgtcacatttctcccgtccagcctcccctcacaccagtactgcccctgatgagacccagcagccccagtgaTGTTTACACTGTACTCCTTAGTGAGAGATGTGGCTATCTGGTTATGGTCTCTGTACCAGAAATGTGTCCACTTGCTGTAGGAGTCCACGTCACACCTCAGTgtgacggtctctccattgtacagtgggcgCCATTTTGACTTCACGACCAGAGTGGCCTtaggcagggctgtggaaaggagacagactgggtcaaagtttcttctgtcagaatttAGAGATGACTGAGGAGGATAAAGTTGTGCATaaattgcaaagaaaaataactaGAAATCTAAATTTTCTTTGACTCTATAGGTGGTCCTGCACAATAttctataaatattaaaattttaagcatttcacacaaaataaattatatatgtgaaataataaaccaaatatttttattctctatagTGTGAGCATAAGTTGAGTTTAATTGAAATTAGGATAATTATGCAAAGCCTCCAACAGTGCTGAATTCATAAGAACGCCAATACAATAATggtgtggaatgtttttgtgaCACACATTAGTCCCCATAATAACTGACCATCATTTGAGTGCCGGAGCATACTTAAGAATTGTatctgaccatgtgcatccctttatgactACAGTCTACCTGTATTCAagtggatacttccagcaggtaaTGCGTCTTTTCACAAAGCACACGTCTCCCttagctggttccacaaacaagatgatgacttcattttattccaATGActtgcacagtccccagatctgaatccaatagagcatgtgacatatccaaattgaaagtgtacctgagactcacctgcaacagTGATGGAGTCGCTGCGCGGTGATGTCACATatctcccctccagcctcccctcacaccagtactgccgctggtcagacccagcagcaccagggatggtgagtctgttaccagttacactgtgaccagcagtcTGAGACACAGTCATCTGGGTCTGGTCTTTGTACCAGGAATATATCCAGTTGCTGTAGgagtccacctcacacctcagggtgacggtctctccattgtacagtgggcaccattttggctctacagtcagagtggctttaggcagggctgtggaaaggagacagactgggtcacagtttcttctgtcagaatgtagtagtgactgaggaggaaacagttgtgtataaaatgcaagGGATAAAGAACCATGGCAGAAAGATTAATTATCTTTGAATCAATAGGTGGTCCTGcgcaatatttcataaaatataaacatttgaaacataacttcaaaagaaaattacatatgtgaaatcattcacagaatatttttattctctatagTGTGAGTATAAGCTGAATATCATTGAAATTAGGATAATTATACAAAGCCTCTAGCACTGCTGAGTTCATTAGAATCCCaataacatttctgaaaattacAGAGAGTGGtacagtaaacaataaaatcCAGTGAgtagcagttctgtgggtgaaaataCCTTATTAATGGGAGTGTCGAAgtagaatgggcagactcattaAAAGCtagcagaaaggccacaaatggtTAAATAACAGCTATTTACAACAGTGCTGTGCAGAAGGACATCTCTGAATACACAACCCAAAACTAAACAATTAAAGAATGGATAAATGTCTGGTCTGAcgaatctcaatttctgctacGACACGTACGTAGATGGTAGGGTCTGAATTTGACAAAACAGGATGAATCCATACTGCATAAAATCCCATCCTGCTTTGTGTCAGCAGTAACGGCTGGTAGtggtagtgtaatggtgtgtttttgtgacacacattaagccccttaataccaactgaccATCAGTTGAGTGCCAGAACATACTTAAGCATTGTAGCGGATCATACGCTTCCCTTTAGGACCACAGTCTACCTTTTATCAAGTTgatacttccagcaggtaaTGTGCCTTGTCACAAAGCACAGGTCACCtgcagctggttccacaaacaagacggcaacttcattttactccaatgtcctgcacagtccccagatctgaatccaatagagcatgtgacatatccaaattgaaagcgtacctgagactcacctgcaacagtcagattgatggagtcgctgcgctgtgatgtcacttttctcccctccagcctcccctcacaccagtactgcccctggtcTGACCCAGCAGTCCAAGGGATGGTGAGTCTGTTACCAGTCacactgtgaccagcagtcTGAGACAAAGCCATCTGGGCCTGGTCTTTGTACCAGGAATATATCCAGTTGCTGTCGGAGTCCACCTCACAACTCAGGgtgacggtctctccattgtacagtgggcgccattttggctctacagtCAGAGTGGCTTTAGGCAGTGCTGTGGAAACAGGcagactgggtcacagttcTGGTTCACAAAAACCATCATTCCTATTTTCAATGATATTAAGAGAAGATATtcaaaaatcagaaatgaaaaagctCTAATCCTGATCGTAATGGTACAAGAATTTAACTAAGGAACAGGATCCCAGAATCATCACAGCAGTTGGacccagtgcattatgggaatgtACCAATTTTGCACACTGAATAATGCCTGGCAACACTCACCTTATACCTATATGTGGGTGGAGTAACTATATTCTGTGTATCAGACTGGGTCTTTTTACCAGTAATATTCCCAGCCAGCTGAAGTCACTGTAACCTTACAAGAGAGACTGTCATGTTCTCTTGCATATAACTGCCTGTGTGGAGAGACAGTCAGGACAGCTGGGGGTATCTCtataacagagagaacagactgaATCTCTCCCCCAGGTTCCTAATAATGGCATaatcaaacatacagtgcaAACTGGCTTTAACCTGTGATACAGTAGAACATGGTTCGCTTATCCATGTACTGGGAAAGCATGTGACTATCTCAGAATagctgtgggcgtggccgtgaAGACCGACAGATTGCGTCACAGCTCTTActcctcattacattacactacattacaggcattagcagATGCTCCTACCCAGAGgaatttacacaacttttacatacaaCTTTGCTAGTGGAGTGTAGACATGACTACAGAGGGACAGGCATGCTCTGATTGGGGTTGAAACAAAGAGCTAAAGCAGTAGGTTCTCTCATTCTATCATAACAGATAGAAAAGGCTACATTCCCTGGATTTAAACATACAGAAGCTCAAATTTTAACAATACAAACAGTGTGACAGTCAAACTCAACTCAGTTGGTGGTATACCCAGCCCATTTAAGTGAAAATaagttaattttatatttgcctgTAATAAATGAACTGGTAAGGGAAGCACAATGTGCACTGGGGAagattgaataaatgtgttaaatatggTCTCTCTGTGGGATGAGTGAGACCACCAGTGTTCAGCTGCTGACCAGTTTTGACTCACCTGACACGTTCAGTCTGACAGGATCACTCGTGGATTCAGCAGAACACGTGTATTCACCACTGTGGGCTTCAGTAACAGGTGCGATGGTGTAGATGTTTTCTTGGGATACGTGCtttgtcacaaaaaaatttGATTCAATTCTGGACCATACGAATCCATGATGTTTGAATGGCCGTCCCAAACACCTGAGAGTGACGGTCTCTCCAGTGAAGAACAGGGGCCAGTTAGGCTGCAGAGTCAGTACATCCTTTGGGCTCCCTGTACAAACAGTGCATGCACTACGTCAGTACATGTGTTTAAATACTCATGACATGTTTATAGTGTCCTGATTAATGCTGTggctttattattttagaaCAGTAATGAACTGATTCTGTTTGTGATCTCTGTATCACCCCCTACTGTAGGACATGCCTCGAGTCTCACAGAATAATATTTCTACATTACCGTCCACATATGCAGTCAAATTAATCACATCATAATGCTGTTAGACAGTCTTATTGTGAAGCATGACATTCTGTTATCAATCATAAGTTTCACTAAACTGTCTGAATAAGGTTATTCTCTGATAAATCATCATGTAACAGAAGGttgggtttgttttaaaatctagtAACACTCACCCAGTCTTGTCATTAGACTcagcactgcattaaaaaaaataaataaataaataaaaaaagacaggaatCATTGACATCATCGAAATGGCCAAAGAAATGCAATAAgtgcaagaaaaatacaaaaccataaATATGTTCCAAATAAAGCCTAAATACATCCCCATCATTGCTGTTTGATTTCAAGATGTCATCCATGCAGTACTGTGGAAGTTTGGTAAACTCAGGTCCACCAGTCAGTGTTTGAGTTCGACAATGAACAGTTTGAATGGAGCgtatatctgtttgtgtgaaaatatttgaagCCTTTACAT encodes:
- the LOC135246858 gene encoding Fc receptor-like protein 5 isoform X2, with product MQANRGVTLILLSLMTRLGSPKDVLTLQPNWPLFFTGETVTLRCSGRPFRHYGFRWSRHESNIWVEKHISQENIYTIAPVTEAHSGEYTCAAESRSDPVRLNVSALPKATLTVEPKWRPLYNGETVTLRCEVNSYSNWTYSWYKDQTQMAVSQTAGHSVTGNSLTIPAAAGSDQGQYWCEGRLEGRNVTSQRSNSITLTVAALPKATLMVEPKWRPLYNGETVTLRCEVDSYSNWTYSWYKDQTQMAVSQTAGHSVTGNRLTIPGAVGSDQGQYWCEGRLEGRKVTSQRSDSINLTVAALPNASLAVEPKWCPLYSGETVILRCEVDSYSNWTHFWYRDHNQTATSLSKEYSVNITGAAGSDQGRYWCEGRLEGRNVTSQRSDSITLTVAGSPKDVLTLQPNWPLFFTGETVTLRCLGRPFKHHGFVWSRIESNFFVTKHVSQENIYTIAPVTEAHSGEYTCSAESTSDPVRLNVSALPKATLTVEPKWRPLYNGETVTLSCEVDSDSNWIYSWYKDQAQMALSQTAGHSVTGNRLTIPWTAGSDQGQYWCEGRLEGRKVTSQRSDSINLTVAALPKATLTVEPKWCPLYNGETVTLRCEVDSYSNWIYSWYKDQTQMTVSQTAGHSVTGNRLTIPGAAGSDQRQYWCEGRLEGRYVTSPRSDSITVAALPKATLVVKSKWRPLYNGETVTLRCDVDSYSKWTHFWYRDHNQIATSLTKEYSVNITGAAGSHQGQYWCEGRLDGRNVTSQRSDSITLTVAGRLVFGLGAAPLLLASIILCVKWCRNPGSSNEAAVKYTEENVEVDL
- the LOC135246858 gene encoding Fc receptor-like protein 5 isoform X3, producing MQANRGVTLILLSLMTRLGSPKDVLTLQPNWPLFFTGETVTLRCSGRPFRHYGFRWSRHESNIWVEKHISQENIYTIAPVTEAHSGEYTCAAESRSDPVRLNVSALPKATLTVEPKWRPLYNGETVTLRCEVNSYSNWTYSWYKDQTQMAVSQTAGHSVTGNSLTIPAAAGSDQGQYWCEGRLEGRNVTSQRSNSITLTVAALPKATLMVEPKWRPLYNGETVTLRCEVDSYSNWTYSWYKDQTQMAVSQTAGHSVTGNRLTIPGAVGSDQGQYWCEGRLEGRKVTSQRSDSINLTVAALPNASLAVEPKWCPLYSGETVILRCEVDSYSNWTHFWYRDHNQTATSLSKEYSVNITGAAGSDQGRYWCEGRLEGRNVTSQRSDSITLTVAGSPKDVLTLQPNWPLFFTGETVTLRCLGRPFKHHGFVWSRIESNFFVTKHVSQENIYTIAPVTEAHSGEYTCSAESTSDPVRLNVSALPKATLTVEPKWRPLYNGETVTLSCEVDSDSNWIYSWYKDQAQMALSQTAGHSVTGNRLTIPWTAGSDQGQYWCEGRLEGRKVTSQRSDSINLTVAALPKATLTVEPKWCPLYNGETVTLRCEVDSYSNWIYSWYKDQTQMTVSQTAGHSVTGNRLTIPGAAGSDQRQYWCEGRLEGRYVTSPRSDSITVAALPKATLVVKSKWRPLYNGETVTLRCDVDSYSKWTHFWYRDHNQIATSLTKEYSVNITGAAGSHQGQYWCEGRLDGRNVTSQRSDSITLTVAGESQVDWCSVWELLLCCWPPLYCV